The Thermodesulfobacteriota bacterium genome contains the following window.
CAGGGTTAAATTTGTATGCTTCTGCATGTGTAGATGAAGACTACGCAATGAAAGGAAAACTTGTGAACAGCGCAACCGGCTATATCACAAAAGCAGATCAGCAGGTTGCAGAAGTAAATACCCTAATCGCAAGCCCGAGTCTAATCCCTGAATATGCGACAACCGTTGATTACATCGCTGAGTGGTGCGGCGCAAGATGGGCAAATAATACTGATATGCAAAATTACTGCATCAGAACTCAGACAGAGGCTAGAGCAGAGCTCGCAAATATGCTTCAAATGAATCCTAAAGGAACCCCGGGCAGCGCTGTAATCGGAGATTGCACTAAGACTTGGACAGACCCCTCTGGGTCATATAATTACAGAATGATAGTTTTCTGTGCTCAAAATAAGATCCCTCAATAAGAAATTAAAAAGGGCCTAGTAGCTAACTAGGCCCTTTTACATTTGTCATGAAAAAATTCTATGAACTCTAGTTTCTAAGTAGCTGCCCTTTAATAAGATACTTTTTCATATATATTGGAATTACTATTTATGAACAAAACAGTTAACTATAGGTCTATGGCAAAAGGCGAAGAAATAGAGGTGTGCAATCTTGTTGCTAGATCTTTTAATGAATTTATTGGCCCCGAGTTTTCAGAACAGGGGATTGAGGAATTCTTCGGATATGCAAATACCCGAGAATTTAAAAAACGACTTAAGTCAGACTACTTAGCTATGATTGCAGAAATAGATGGCAGCATTGCAGGGGTTATAGAGATTAAAGGCAACAGCCACATATCAATGCTCTATGTGGATAAGTCACATCACAGAAAAGGTATTGCAAAAAGCTTAGTCAAAAACGCGTTGTCCACATTAACAGCTGATGAAATTACTGTAAATTCCTCAAGATACGCGGTAGCCTTTTACGAGAGCTTAGGCTTTATACAGTTTGAAAATGAAAAAACAATCTATGGAGTTATTCACGTGCCCATGGTTGTCTCTACTTCTAAACTTAATGAGATGCTGACATGAAAACACCACTTAATAAAAAATCAACTGTCGATGAGATAAAAGAGCGATTTGATGACGATGTAGAACGCTTTTCAAACCTGGATACAGGACAGGCCGCAGTTGTGGATGCGCCGCTCATGCTTGAGCTTATCACCAAAGTTGCAGTAAGCATTCAACCAGAGGCCCAAAATCTATTGGACATAGGGGCGGGGGCGGGCAACAACACAATATCTATACTAAGAGAAAAACCAGGGATCAACTGTGATCTTGTTGATATAAGCCTTCCTATGCTTAATAGGGCGAAAGAGCGGATTGAAAAAGAGAACGCAGGAAATATAAAAATATTCCATGGGGACTTTAGAGAGCTCGCCCTGCCCCATTCTCATTATGACCTTATCATTGCAGCCGCAGTGCTTCACCATCTTCGTGATGATAAAGATTGGGAGCACGCATTTGAAAAATTCTTTATGCTGCTCAAACCTGGCGGTGCACTACTTATAAGCGATATGGTATATCATCACCATAATGCAATTCACAGTGTTATGTGGGATAGATATGCAGATCACCTAGAATCATTGGGCGGCACAGAATATAAGCAGCAGGTATTTGATTATATTGACAAAGAAGATTCACCAAGGAGCCTCACCTATCAGCTTGAGCTCATGGGAAAGGTCGGATTTAGCAAAGTGGAAGTGCTCCATAAAAATTCATGCTTTGCTGCATTTGTAGGTATAAAATAACTTGGGATATGTTATATTATTGGCAGTTTGATATTATAAATCGGGAGGCAGTAATGAGTGATCAACAAAGCGCAGGTGCTTTTCTTTTCGTTCTGGCAATAGTTATTTTTGCTATACTCTCTGTGTATCTAACATTTAGTTAGAATTTTCTCTGCAAAAAAACACGCTATTAGGTACAGCTTTTAATCTTCCATATATCTTTCGCGTATTCTGATATAGTGCGGTCGCTAGAGAATTTTCCAATGCGGGCGACATTTAAAATGGCCTTTTCCATCCATTTACTTTTATCGGTAAATTCAAGCTCAACTTTCTTTTGCGTAAGCAAATAAGATTCAAAATCTGCTAAGTGAAAATACACATCGCCATTGTGTACCAAAGATTCATAAATCCAATTAAACATCCCCGGCTCTTTTGCACAAAGTGCGTCAGATTTAAACGAGTCCATAACTCTCTTTATGTAATTATTATTTTCATACAAACTATATGGGTCGTAGGAGCCTTTTTGTATG
Protein-coding sequences here:
- a CDS encoding methyltransferase domain-containing protein, with the translated sequence MKTPLNKKSTVDEIKERFDDDVERFSNLDTGQAAVVDAPLMLELITKVAVSIQPEAQNLLDIGAGAGNNTISILREKPGINCDLVDISLPMLNRAKERIEKENAGNIKIFHGDFRELALPHSHYDLIIAAAVLHHLRDDKDWEHAFEKFFMLLKPGGALLISDMVYHHHNAIHSVMWDRYADHLESLGGTEYKQQVFDYIDKEDSPRSLTYQLELMGKVGFSKVEVLHKNSCFAAFVGIK
- a CDS encoding GNAT family N-acetyltransferase, translating into MNKTVNYRSMAKGEEIEVCNLVARSFNEFIGPEFSEQGIEEFFGYANTREFKKRLKSDYLAMIAEIDGSIAGVIEIKGNSHISMLYVDKSHHRKGIAKSLVKNALSTLTADEITVNSSRYAVAFYESLGFIQFENEKTIYGVIHVPMVVSTSKLNEMLT